TCTGACAGGACTTTCAACCTTGTTGTTTATTTCGGAGTATCTTAAATCCGGGTGGGTCTGTGACCAACTACAGTTTAACAAAAAGCCGTGCTAGAAGCACGGGGTTTTAAACCCAGACTTCTGATAATCCACTACGGCACGGCATCCACAAGCACAAACGGACTGTTGAATGAGAGCAATTGACTGGGTAATTGTATTGCTATACCTGGTTTTGACGATGGGAGTTGGGTTATTCCTATCGCGCAAAGCCTCTAAAAGCTTAGAAGACTTCTTTGTATCCGGGCGTTCCCTGACTTGGTGGCTTTCCGGAACCAGCATGGCCGCCACCACCTTTTCCATCGATACCCCCCTCTATGTCGCCGGAGTCGTCGCCAACCGAGGCATTGCAGGCAACTGGGAATGGTGGAGTTTTGGCATCGCCCATGTCGTGATGATTTATATCTTCGCCCGAATGTGGCGGCGTTCCACCGTCGTCACCGATGCCGAACTCACCGAAATTCGCTACGGCGGTTCAATGGCGGCTTGGTTGCGCGGCGTCAAAGCCTTCTTATTCGCCGTCCCCATCAACTGTATCGGCATTGGTTACGCCATGCTAGCGATGGTAAAAGTAGTCGATGCCTTAGAACTATGGCAAAGTTTGGGCATAACTCCCGGCGATAACCTCAAACTGTGGAGTGTAGTGGGTGTTAGCGGCTTAGTGCTAATCTACTCCAGCTTTTCGGGGTTGTGGGGCGTCGTCATTACCGACTTTTTCCAATTTTTCCTCGCCTTATTTGGGGCTATTGTTGTCGCTGCTGTCGCCGTTGCCGATGTGGGAGGCATTCATAACCTCGTGCGCGAAGTCCAAGCCGCAACGCAACAGGATGTCCTAACCTTTTTCCCCCTGAACCCAGAAACCGCCGGGATTACCGGAAGCACCTTCTTAGGCTATATCTTTATCCAGTGGTGGTCATTCCGTCGCAGCGATGGCGGGGGCGAATTTATTCAACGCCTCGTCGCCGCCAAAGATGAAGCCGAAGCCGAGAAAGCAGCCTGGTTTTTTAACCTATTGCACTACATTATCCGCACCTGGCCCTGGATTTTAGTGGCTTTAGTCGCCATCGTCATTTACCCGGATCTAGCAGACCGAGAATTAGGCTATCCTCGCTTAATGCTAGACTTCTTACCGCCCGTGCTGTTGGGATTAGTGGTGGCTTCCCTGCTAGCCGCGTTTATGAGTACC
This genomic interval from Desertifilum tharense IPPAS B-1220 contains the following:
- a CDS encoding sodium:solute symporter family protein, with the translated sequence MRAIDWVIVLLYLVLTMGVGLFLSRKASKSLEDFFVSGRSLTWWLSGTSMAATTFSIDTPLYVAGVVANRGIAGNWEWWSFGIAHVVMIYIFARMWRRSTVVTDAELTEIRYGGSMAAWLRGVKAFLFAVPINCIGIGYAMLAMVKVVDALELWQSLGITPGDNLKLWSVVGVSGLVLIYSSFSGLWGVVITDFFQFFLALFGAIVVAAVAVADVGGIHNLVREVQAATQQDVLTFFPLNPETAGITGSTFLGYIFIQWWSFRRSDGGGEFIQRLVAAKDEAEAEKAAWFFNLLHYIIRTWPWILVALVAIVIYPDLADRELGYPRLMLDFLPPVLLGLVVASLLAAFMSTVSTSINWGASYLTNDLYRRFINPDATQPQLVRAGQLASVLVTILGAIAAFYATDVATVFRLVIAIGTGPGLVLILRWFWWRINAAAELASMVAGFIIGLTTSIVPILTIPDFGLRLLVTSAITAVIWVAAMLLTPPESDETLDRFYTLVRPGGPGWKRQQERTGLMPVQNLGLDIQRAIAAILLLFGTLFATGGFLLLQSLTGWISLVIAVAGGFWLRQLNKRVLS